A genomic region of Torulaspora delbrueckii CBS 1146 chromosome 7, complete genome contains the following coding sequences:
- the AFB1 gene encoding Afb1p (similar to Saccharomyces cerevisiae YLR040C; ancestral locus Anc_2.398) — protein sequence MRFWLFFLSNAFVAAVAFSQMTTKTDEEARKSAAGANLPFFTVFVSDINTNLAAYNSFMESNNMKLPQAVADYYFHVIRLSQTADLEKDVASSFPFTQFKTFITKFPWYDSLLQRASVSTLYVPQDFVSSATAGAQLGTSTSKVSTTSSGTAETALDSSNAAPGVNKGHITLLLVICGFIL from the coding sequence ATGAGGTTCTGGTTGTTTTTCCTATCAAATGCTTTCGTAGCCGCGGTCGCCTTTTCACAGATGACTACAAAGACCGATGAGGAAGCTCGAAAATCAGCAGCTGGCGCAAATCTACCTTTCTTCACGGTGTTTGTTTCTGACATTAACACGAACCTGGCGGCTTATAATTCCTTCATGGAAAGCAACAACATGAAATTGCCCCAGGCGGTTGCGGACTACTATTTTCATGTGATTCGACTTTCTCAGACGGCTGACTTGGAAAAGGATGTGGCTTCTAGCTTTCCGTTCACGCAGTTCAAAACCTTTATCACTAAATTTCCCTGGTACGATAGCCTTCTGCAACGGGCATCTGTATCAACGCTGTACGTTCCTCAAGATTTTGTTAGTAGTGCCACCGCTGGCGCTCAATTGGGAACGTCAACATCCAAAGTATCGACTACTTCCTCGGGAACTGCCGAAACGGCTCTCGACTCTTCGAATGCTGCACCTGGCGTTAATAAAGGACATATTACGCTTCTCTTGGTGATTTGTGGATTCATTCTTTAA